One genomic segment of Mytilus galloprovincialis chromosome 5, xbMytGall1.hap1.1, whole genome shotgun sequence includes these proteins:
- the LOC143076351 gene encoding uncharacterized protein LOC143076351 — translation MLIINKAVINNSIETGESPLYIACHKGLTEVVQMLINNNADINHVLGTGESPLFIACYKGGIEVVQMLINNKADINKSTHIGESPLYTACELGHTEIVQMLINNNADINKLTDEGESPLVIACRNGHTEVVQMLINNKAYITKFDEKEVPSPLYSAIWYGHTDVVETLINNKLDINECTNTRESLLFIACMLRHTEIVQLLLNKKADINKCNDHGQSPLYIACQDGQTEVVQMLINNKADIYKCTDDGESPLFTACLKGQTEVIQILINNKADINKCKDNGASPVYIACQEGHTEVVQMLLNNKADIKKCYDEKMSPLYVACQQGHTEIVQMLLNNNADMNKCTDTVETPLHVACQQGHTEVAQLLINNNADIDKCRDTGESPLTIACQQGHTEVAKILIDNKADINRIYTGVSPLSIACQTGQTEIVQLLINKKADVNKLTYDGASPLAMACHQGNIEVVQILMNNKADINKCTNTGASPLVLACHEGHTKVVQLLIQNAADINKCNDTGSSPLFFACQKGRTEVVQILIKKNADINKCTDNVASPLYIACQEGHTKVVQILIDNKADINKCRDSGESPLAIACQKGHTEVVQILIKNEADINKCNYHGVSPLSIACQRGHTDIVQILIKNEADVNKCNNIGVSHLFFACHEGYSKIVQLLLTNKADINKCTYAGESPLVVACQKGHTEVVQVFIKNEADINKCTDTGNSPLAIACHEGHTKLVQLLINNKADINNCSYAGASPLVVACQEGHSEVVQLLLNSKADINKSTDTGESPLAIACKEGYTEVIQMLINNKADINKCTYTGASLLSIACWKGQIDVVQLLLNNKADINKCTSAGVPPLGTACQKGHIEIVRLLINNDADINQCKYAGASPLVIACQEGQTDIVQILIKNKADINKCTDTGASPLLIACWKGQTEVVQMLINNKADINQCTHAGASPLAVACQEGHSEVVQMLLNHKADTNKCTDTGESPLHIACVLGHTKIVQMLTNNKSDFNKRTNTGSQHMYIASKEGHIEVVQMLMKNQADYEDSTLMPLHIACFRGRSQVVQMLIKKKADINESTYTGETPLLIACWRGQTEVVQMLINNKADINKCTYAGASPLVVACQEGHSEVVQMLINNKADINKCTYNGESPLIIAFQEGNIKVLQMLINNMDDINKCTDNGETPLYMACSNGYTEAVKMLINNNADINKCGNTAASPLFIACGNGYIEIVQILINNKADINKCIHTGASPLLLACLGGQAQVVQMLINNKADINKCKNTGETPLHAACFKGHTEVVQMLLNSNADINKSRYTGESPLYMACWEGHTEIVQMLINNKAEINQCKDTDESPLFIACRVGHTEVVQMLINNKADINKCTYAGASPLVVACKEGHSEIVQMLLNHTADTNKCTDTGESPLHVACVRGHTKIVQMLTNNKSDFNKGTNTRSKHLYIASKDGHIEIGEMLMNNQADDGCSTFMPLHIACFRGQSQVVQMLIKKKADINECTYTGETPLFIVCQKGHTEIVQMLLNNNADFNKCKYTGESPLSIVCKKRYTAIVQLLINNNVDINKCIDSGESPLYIACQKGFTEIVHMLINNKADIDKCTDTGESPLYIACHQGHTEIVPMLIYNKADINKCNDKELSPLYVACQKGHTEVVQMIVNNKADIDKCTDTGESPLYIVCQQGHTEIVPMLIYNKADINKCNDKEVSPLYVACQKGHTKVVQMLVNNKADINKCNDKVVSPLHVACHQGYTKVVQMLLDNNADINQCANGGTTPLFISCQDGHSKIVQMLVNRKADVNKCNNKEVSPMYVACQKGHTEVVQILVNSNTDVNKCNDEELSPLHVACYQGYTKVVQMLLDNKADINQCTNSGTTPLYIACGKGYTEVVDMLLNNKANMNKDEEVSPLHVACQNGHTEVVALLLNNNVDFNKCMDTGESPLYLACWNGYTEVVQILLNSKADINKCTGTGESPLCIACQEGHTEVVQLLLNNNVDINKCTDTGESPIFIACSEGHFDIVQLLLNYEADLNLEWKGLKPLDIARVNNHTKIVNILQPQTNYTIIYSRT, via the coding sequence ATGTTGATAATCAATAAGGCAGTCATAAATAATTCTATTGAAACTGGAGAATCACCTCTGTACATCGCATGTCACAAAGGACTTACTGAGGTTGTtcaaatgttaataaacaataatgcAGACATAAATCATGTTTTAGGCACTGGAGAatcacctctgttcattgcttgTTATAAAGGAGGTattgaagtagttcagatgttaatcaacaataaggcagacattaataagagTACACACATTGGAGAGTCGCCTCTGTACACTGCATGTGAGCtaggacatactgaaatagttcagatgttaataaacaacaACGCAGACATTAACAAGTTAACAGATGAAGGAGAATCACCTCTCGTAATTGCTTGTAGaaatggacatactgaagtagttcaaatgttaataaacaataaagcATACATAACAAAGTTCGATGAAAAAGAAGTGCCATCTCCTTTGTACAGTGCTATTTGGTATGGACATACTGATGTTGTTGAAACTTTAATAAACAATAAGCTAGACATCAATGAGTGTACAAATACTAGAGAATCCCTTCTATTCATTGCCTGTATGCTAAGACATACTGAAATAGTTCAGCTGCTTCTTAATAAAAAggcagacataaataagtgtaACGATCATGGACAATCACCTCTGTATATTGCTTGTCAAGATGGGCAAACTGAAGTAGTtcaaatgttaataaacaataaggcagataTTTATAAGTGTACTGATGATGGAGAATCACCTTTGTTCACTGCTTGTTTGAAAGGACAAACCGAAGTTATTCAgattttaataaacaataaggctgacattaataaaTGTAAAGACAATGGAGCATCACCTGTCTATATTGCTTGccaggaaggacatactgaagtggTTCAGATGTTattaaacaataaggcagacattaagaAGTGTTATGACGAAAAAATGTCACCTCTCTACGTTGCCTGTCAACAAGGACATACTGAAATTGTTCAGATGCTATTAAACAATAATGCAGATATGAATAAATGTACAGATACTGTTGAAACACCTCTGCACGTTGCTTGTCAGCAAGGACACACTGAGGTAGCGCaattattaataaacaataatGCAGATATTGATAAGTGTCGAGATACTGGAGAATCACCTCTGACCATTGCTTGTCAgcaaggacatactgaagtagctAAGATATTAATTGATAACAAGGCAGACATCAATCGTATATATACGGGCGTATCACCTCTGTCAATTGCTTGTCAGACAGGACAGACAGAAATAGTTCAGTTATTAATAAACAAGAAGGCAGACGTTAATAAGTTGACATATGATGGAGCATCACCCCTGGCCATGGCTTGTCATCAAGGGAACATTGAAGTtgttcagatattaatgaataataaggcagacattaataagtgtacaaATACTGGAGCATCACCTCTTGTCCTTGCTTGTCATGAAGGACATACTAAAGTAGTTCAGTTATTAATACAAAATGCGGCGGACATTAATAAGTGTAACGATACTGGATCATCACCTCTGTTTTTTGCTTGTCAGAAAGGACGAACTGAAGTAGTGcagatattaataaaaaaaaatgcagacattaataagtgtacagATAATGTTGCATCACCTCTATACattgcttgtcaggaaggacatactaAAGTAGTTCAGATATTAATagacaataaggcagacattaataagtgtagagattcTGGAGAATCACCTCTAGCcattgcttgtcagaaaggacatactgaagtagttcagattttaataaagaatgaggcagacattaataagtgtaacTATCATGGAGTATCACCTCTGTCTATTGCTTGTCAGCGAGGACATACAGATATAGTTCAGATATTAATAAAGAATGAGGCAGACGTTAATAAGTGTAACAATATTGGAGTATCTCATCTGTTTTTTGCTTGTCACGAAGGATACTCTAAAATAGTGCAGCTGTTACTTACTAATAAGGCTGATATTAACAAGTGTACATATGCTGGAGAATCCCCTTTGGTCGTTGCTTGTcagaaaggacatactgaagtagttcaggtATTTATAAAGAAtgaggcagacattaataagtgtacagATACTGGCAACTCACCTCTGGCCATTGCTTGTCACGAAGGACACACTAAACTAGTTCAgctgttaataaacaataaggctgatATTAACAATTGTTCATATGCTGGAGCATCCCCTCTGGTCGttgcttgtcaggaaggacatTCTGAAGTAGTTCAGCTGTTATTGAACagtaaggcagacattaataaaaGTACAGATACTGGAGAATCACCTCTGGCCATTGCTTGTAAGGAAGGATATACTGAAGTtattcagatgttaataaacaataaggcagacattaataagtgtacatATACTGGAGCATCGCTTCTGTCCATTGCTTGTTGGAAAGGACAAATCGACGTCGTTCAGCTATTActtaacaataaggcagacattaataaatGTACATCTGCTGGAGTACCACCTCTGGGCACGGCTTGTCAGAAAGGACATATTGAAATAGTTCGATTGTTAATAAATAATGACGCAGACATCAATCAGTGTAAATATGCTGGAGCATCACCTTTGGTCattgcttgtcaggaaggacaAACTGATATAGTTCAGATATTAATTAAGAATAAGGCAGATATTAATAAGTGTACAGATACTGGAGCATCACCTCTGTTGATTGCTTGTTGGAAAGGACAAAccgaagtagttcagatgttaattaacaataaggcagacattaaccAGTGTACACATGCTGGAGCATCTCCTCTGGCCGttgcttgtcaggaaggacatTCTGAAGTCGTTCAGATGTTATTAAACCACAAGGCAGATACTAATAAGTGTACAGATACTGGAGAATCACCTCTTCACATTGCTTGCGTGCTAGGACATActaaaatagttcaaatgttgACAAATAATAAGTCAGACTTTAACAAACGTACAAATACAGGATCACAACACATGTACATTGCTTCTAAGGAAGGACACATTGAAGTTGTTCAAATGTTAATGAAAAATCAGGCAGATTATGAAGATTCAACTCTCATGCCGCTCCACATTGCTTGTTTCCGAGGACGAAGtcaagtagttcagatgttaataaaaaAGAAGGCAGATATTAATGAGAGTACATATACTGGTGAAACACCTCTGTTAATTGCTTGTTGGAGAGGACAAAccgaagtagttcagatgttaataaacaataaagcTGATATTAACAAGTGTACATATGCTGGAGCATCCCCTCTGGTTGttgcttgtcaggaaggacatTCTGAAGtcgttcagatgttaataaacaataaggcagacattaataagtgtacatATAATGGAGAATCACCTCTGATAATTGCTTTTCAGGAAGGAAATATCAAAGTTCTTCAGATGTTGATAAACAATATGgatgacattaataagtgtactGATAATGGAGAAACACCTCTGTACATGGCTTGTTCGAATGGATATACTGAAGCAGTAAAGATGTTGATCAACAATaatgcagacattaataagtgtggaAACACTGCAGCATCACCTCTATTCATTGCATGTGGGAATGGATATATTGAAATAGTTCAgattttaataaacaataaggcagacattaataagtgtataCATACTGGAGCATCACCTCTTTTACTTGCTTGTCTCGGTGGACAGGCtcaagtagttcagatgttaataaataaTAAGGCAGatattaataaatgtaaaaatactGGAGAAACACCTCTACACGCTGCCTGTTTTAAAGGACATACAGAAGTAGTGCAGATGTTATTAAACAGTaatgcagacattaataagtCAAGATATACTGGAGAATCACCTCTGTACATGGCTTGTTGggaaggacatactgaaatagttcagatgttaataaacaataaggcagaaaTCAATCAGTGTAAAGATACTGATGAATCACCTCTTTTTATTGCTTGTAGGGtcggacatactgaagtagttcaaatgttaataaacaataaggcagacattaacaAGTGTACATATGCTGGAGCATCCCCTCTGGTCGTTGCCTGTAAGGAAGGACATTCTGAAATCGTTCAGATGTTATTAAACCACACGGCAGATACTAATAAGTGTACAGATACGGGAGAATCACCTCTTCATGTTGCTTGCGTTCGCGGACATActaaaatagttcaaatgttgACAAACAATAAATCAGACTTTAACAAAGGTACAAATACAAGATCAAAACACCTGTACATTGCTTCTAAGGACGGACACATTGAAATTGGTGAAATGTTAATGAACAATCAGGCAGATGATGGATGTTCAACTTTCATGCCTCTCCACATTGCTTGTTTCCGAGGACAAAGTCAAGTAGTTCAGATGTTGATAAAAAAGAAGGCAGATATTAATGAGTGTACATATACTGGTGAAACACCTCTTTTCATTGTTTGTCagaaaggacatactgaaatagttCAGATGTTACTAAATAATAATGCAGActtcaataaatgtaaatatactGGAGAATCACCTCTCAGCATTGTTTGTAAGAAAAGATATACTGCCATAGTTCAGctgttaataaacaataacgtAGATATTAATAAGTGTATAGATTCGGGAGAGTCACCTCTGTATATTGCTTGTCAGAAAGGATTTACTGAGATAGTTCATATGTTGATAAATAATAAGGCAGACATTGACAAGTGTACAGATACTGGAGAATCACCTCTGTATATTGCTTGTCACCAAGGACATACCGAAATAGTTCCGATGCTTAtatacaataaagctgacattaataagtgtaatgATAAAGAATTATCACCTCTGTACGTAGCTTGTCAGAAAGGACACACCGAAGTAGTTCAGATGATagtaaacaataaggcagacattgaCAAGTGTACAGATACTGGAGAATCACCTTTGTATATTGTTTGTCAACAAGGACATACCGAAATAGTTCCAATGCTGAtatacaataaagctgacattaataagtgtaatgATAAAGAAGTATCACCTCTTTACGTAGCTTGTCAGAAAGGACACACtaaagtagttcagatgttagtaaacaataaggcagacattaataagtgtaatgATAAAGTAGTGTCACCTCTGCATGTTGCTTGTCATCAAGGATATACtaaagtagttcagatgttattGGACAATAACGCGGATATTAATCAGTGTGCAAATGGTGGAACAACACCTTTGTTCATATCTTGTCAGGACGGACATTCTAAAATAGTTCAGATGTTAGTAAACAGAAAAGCAGACGTTAATAAGTGTAATAATAAAGAAGTATCACCTATGTATGTAGCTTGTCAGAAAGGACACACTGAAGTAGTTCAAATATTAGTAAACAGTAACACAGACGTTAATAAGTGTAATGATGAAGAATTATCACCTCTGCATGTTGCTTGTTATCAAGGATATACtaaagtagttcagatgttattGGACAATAAGGCGGACATTAATCAGTGTACGAATAGTGGAACAACACCACTGTACATTGCTTGTGGAAAAGGATATACTGAAGTAGTCGACATGCTGCTAAATAATAAGGCAAACATGAATAAGGATGAAGAAGTATCACCTTTGCACGTTGCATGTCAAAacggacatactgaagtagttgcACTGTTACTGAACAATAACGTAGACTTTAATAAGTGCATGGATACCGGAGAGTCTCCTCTGTACCTTGCTTGTTGGAATGGTTATACGGAAGTAGTTCAAATATTATTAAACAGTAaagcagacattaataagtgtacagGTACGGGTGAATCACCTCTTTGCattgcttgtcaggaaggacatactgagGTAGTTCAACTGTTATTAAACAATAATGTggacattaataagtgtacagATACTGGAGAATCTCCAATCTTTATAGCTTGTTCTGAAGGTCATTTTGATATTGTTCAATTGTTATTAAATTATGAAGCAGATTTGAACCTTGAATGGAAAGGTCTAAAACCACTGGATATTGCTAGAGTAAACAATCATACCAAGATAGTCAATATATTACAGCCACAGAccaattatacaattatatacaGTCGAACATAG